The following proteins are co-located in the Vigna unguiculata cultivar IT97K-499-35 chromosome 9, ASM411807v1, whole genome shotgun sequence genome:
- the LOC114162663 gene encoding uncharacterized protein LOC114162663 — protein MAATTSSSTCSGFFSLRSPNSVESRVSSTQASSGCGKFDGVAMWFINGVTTAFFASLNRCSCIRIATQEDGEDGNDLPLMLNDGNLRHDGVVSAAGSRRRTGKGKKSEALIVVDEDRT, from the coding sequence ATGGCTGCCACCACTTCTTCTTCCACCTGCAGCGGCTTCTTCAGTCTCCGATCACCCAACTCCGTCGAGTCAAGGGTCTCGTCAACGCAAGCCTCCTCCGGTTGCGGAAAGTTTGATGGCGTGGCCATGTGGTTCATCAACGGCGTTACAACGGCTTTCTTCGCCTCCTTGAACCGTTGCTCTTGCATTCGCATCGCCACCCAGGAAGACGGCGAAGACGGCAACGACTTGCCGTTGATGCTCAACGACGGAAACCTCCGCCACGACGGTGTCGTTTCGGCCGCCGGCAGCAGAAGAAGGACCGGGAAAGGGAAGAAGAGTGAAGCTCTGATCGTCGTCGACGAGGACCGAACGTAA
- the LOC114164377 gene encoding protein PHLOEM PROTEIN 2-LIKE A10-like: protein MDLPLLRNWLQYSPRKRKYLLLIAFFGASGYAAYRAYNSPYVAQKRRRISKLLRTFVTVAELISDSAHSLTVISNDLHQFLASDSDEIPTSLKQLAKIAKSEEFSTSLARVSEAVTIGILLGYNSRVGENNNGIAPLEITAEASRFTDGVLEKLFSNAGTGFASVVVGSFARNLVLGFYAAESTGERSEVPRWVNAICDERCGKLIGDCVQIFVSTAVAVFLDKTMNVNTYNEMFAGLSNPRHQEKLKEVLVSIVNGAVETFVRTSHQVLSNRSGRSNSGLSMSSVVVPASDDGCLKQEVFLQQVRIGSSVGGSQDAGWFEQIKSTLAVPANRRFVLDVTGRVTLETVRSFVAFLMWRISDGFKSSVCKVHDEVVNRGLELVRYIGAKSSVIFTLCLALYLHIVGGSRIVLPA from the coding sequence atGGACCTTCCGCTTCTCAGGAATTGGCTCCAATATTctccaagaaaaagaaaatatcttcTCCTAATTGCGTTCTTCGGTGCCTCCGGTTACGCCGCCTACAGGGCTTACAATTCACCCTATGTTGCTCAGAAACGCCGCCGTATTTCCAAGCTCCTCAGAACCTTCGTTACCGTCGCCGAGTTAATTTCCGATTCTGCGCACTCCCTCACCGTTATCTCTAACGACTTGCACCAATTCCTCGCTTCTGATTCGGACGAGATACCCACCAGTTTGAAGCAATTAGCGAAAATCGCCAAATCGGAGGAATTCTCAACGTCGCTGGCTAGGGTTTCCGAGGCTGTGACGATTGGGATTCTGTTAGGGTATAACTCACGGGTGGGTGAGAATAATAACGGTATTGCTCCCTTGGAAATCACCGCGGAAGCTTCTAGATTCACGGATGGGGTGTTAGAGAAACTATTCTCGAATGCTGGGACGGGTTTTGCGTCCGTTGTGGTTGGGAGCTTTGCGAGGAACTTGGTTTTGGGTTTCTATGCTGCTGAATCGACGGGGGAGAGGTCGGAGGTTCCTAGATGGGTTAATGCGATTTGTGATGAGAGGTGTGGCAAGCTTATTGGGGATTGTGTGCAGATTTTTGTGAGCACTGCGGTTGCTGTTTTTCTTGACAAGACCATGAATGTGAATACCTATAATGAAATGTTTGCGGGGTTGTCGAATCCCAGGCATCAGGAGAAGCTGAAGGAGGTTTTAGTTTCCATTGTTAATGGGGCTGTTGAGACTTTTGTCAGAACTTCGCACCAGGTTTTGTCTAACCGGAGTGGGAGGTCGAATTCGGGTTTATCTATGTCTTCTGTTGTTGTTCCTGCAAGTGACGACGGGTGCCTGAAACAGGAGGTTTTTCTGCAGCAGGTCAGGATTGGAAGCTCGGTTGGGGGGTCTCAGGATGCTGGGTGGTTTGAACAGATTAAGTCAACGCTGGCGGTGCCGGCTAACCGAAGGTTTGTGCTTGATGTGACTGGGAGGGTAACGCTTGAAACGGTGAGGTCATTTGTGGCGTTTTTAATGTGGAGAATATCGGATGGATTCAAAAGTAGTGTTTGTAAGGTTCATGATGAGGTAGTGAACAGAGGACTAGAACTGGTTAGATATATTGGAGCCAAGTCATCGGTTATTTTTACCTTGTGCCTTGCTTTGTATTTGCATATTGTGGGTGGTAGTAGGATTGTTTTGCCTGCTTAG